The window CGGAGTTCGCGTTGAAGAAGCCGCCGCCGTTCGTGCCGAGCAGCTTGATGGCCTCCTGCGACGCGACGGGTCCGCCGGGGATCGTCTGCGCGCCCCCGGACACCGTGGTCACGTCGGTGAAGCCCGCGAAGTTCTGGATCACGCCGCCGACCAGCAGGGCGACCGCGCCGATCAGGGCGAGCGGCAGCAGCAGCCGCCCGAGCCCGCGGGTCAGGTCGACCCAGAAGTTGCCGATCGTCGCGGAGCCGCGGCGGGACAGACCCCGCACCAGCGCGATCGCGACCGTGAGGCCGACCGCCGCCGACACGAAGTTCTGCACCGTGAGGCCGGCCAGCTGCACGGTGTAGCCCATCGTCTGCTCGGGCGAGTACGACTGCCAGTTCGTGTTCGCGACGAACGACGCGGCCGTGTTGAACGCGAGGCCCTCGGGCACGGCGGGCAGACCGAGCGACTCCGGGAGGAACGCCTGCAGTCGCTGCAGCGCGTAGACGAGCACGAGCCCCACGAGCGAGAACAGCAGCACGCTCCGGGCGTACGCGCGCCAGGTCTGCTCCGAGCGCGGGTCGACCCCGATCACGCGGTACAGTCCGCGCTCCACCCGCAGGTCCTTCGCGGAGGTGTAGACGTGGGCGATGTAGTCGCCGAGGGGGCGGTAGAGCAGCACGAGCACGACCACGACGGCCGCGACCTGGAGCACCCCGAACATGATCGTCGCGTCCATCAGAACCGCTCCGGGGCGACCAGGGCGACGACGAGGTAGACGATCGCGGCGACGGCCAGCACCGCGGCGATGATCTCGAACACGATCATGCGCGGTCCACCGCCTTCGCGACGAGGGACACGAGGGCGAACAGCGCGAGGGTCAGCGCGAGGTAGATGATGTCGAGCACGACCCCGATCCAACTCCCGGGCGTCGCCGCCTCCGTCGATCCTCACGGTTCCCCTACGCCACGTCCGCCGATGCATGCGGCTTTCTCACGCCCGGCCCTATGCTCGCGAGGTGGGGACGCGCGCGCACCGGATCAGGCCAGGGGCCGTGCTGGTGCTCGCCCTCGTCGCGGTCGCGGCGGTCTGCGTCGTCACCGGGTTCCTGCCGAGCGACGACGCCGAGGCGCTCGGGCTGCGGACCGCTCCGGTGCTGGGCTTCGTCGTCGCGATCACGATCGTCGCGGAGCTCGCGCGGGACGCGGCGGTGTTCGACGTGGTCTCGCAGCGGCTCGCCCGGTGGGGTCGGGGCAGGGTGGCGCTGCTGTGGCTGCTGGTGATCGCGCTCGCCGTGGTGAGCACGGTCTTCCTGTCGCTCGACACGACGGCCGTGATCGTCACGCCCGTGGTGGTGGTGCTCGCGCAGAGCATCGGTGTCCCGCCGATCCCGTTCGCGCTGGCGACCGTCTGGCTCGCGAACACGGCCTCGCTGGCACTCCCGGTGTCGAACCTCACGAACCTGCTCGCGGCGCGGCAGATCGGCGACGGGCCCGCCGCGTTCGTCGCGCTGAGCTGGGCGCCGACCCTCGTCGGCATCCTCGTCCCCGTGCTGCTGCTCACCCTCGTGCACCGGCGCACCGTGTTCTCGCGCTACCGCACGCCCCCGCCCCGGCGCCCCGCCGATCCGGTGCTGTTCTGGACCGCGACGGGCGTGCTCGTGGTGCTCATGCCCGCGCTCGCCCTGAGCCACGACGTGTGGATCCCGGCGACGGTCGCCGCGGTCGCGCTCGTGGCGGTGTTCGCG of the Microbacterium sufflavum genome contains:
- a CDS encoding SLC13 family permease; amino-acid sequence: MGTRAHRIRPGAVLVLALVAVAAVCVVTGFLPSDDAEALGLRTAPVLGFVVAITIVAELARDAAVFDVVSQRLARWGRGRVALLWLLVIALAVVSTVFLSLDTTAVIVTPVVVVLAQSIGVPPIPFALATVWLANTASLALPVSNLTNLLAARQIGDGPAAFVALSWAPTLVGILVPVLLLTLVHRRTVFSRYRTPPPRRPADPVLFWTATGVLVVLMPALALSHDVWIPATVAAVALVAVFAVRRRRALRWGLVPWQAVALAAALFVLVETLHARGVLDVLTAPIAGDGFGDLLRLAALGAVSANAINNLPAYLVLEPAAGDPVALMALLIGVNLGPLITPWASLATLLWHHRITALGVEIRWSRFMAWGTVAAVPTVIAAVAVLALVAG
- a CDS encoding potassium-transporting ATPase subunit F; protein product: MIVFEIIAAVLAVAAIVYLVVALVAPERF